Within the Bacillus sp. FSL K6-3431 genome, the region CTAAATTAAGTGACAGTAAAGAATGAATTTAAATGTATTCTAATTGGGAGTTTATTTCAGAGTGTTTGAATAATTAGGGGGATCATTTATGAGAAAATCAATGTCTGAAAGAGTAGCGGATGCATACAGTAAATATTTCCCAGATGCTTTTATATTTGCACTCGTTTTATCACTTTTGGCTATTTTAATGGCTACTATATTTACTGAATCCTCAGCAATCAATGTATTAGGTTATTGGTTCGATGGATTTCCAATGCTATTTACATTTGCATTCCAACTTATTATTACTTATGCAGCAGCACTTGTACTCGTCGATACACCAATTGTCCAGCGAATGATTAAAAAAATGGCACGTAAAATTAAGACACCGACCTTTGCTTACGTTTCAACAAGTATTATTGGGGCCTTAACCTCATTTTTAGGTTGGTACTTTGGCCCGGTTGTTACGTCACTTTATGCGAGGGCCTTAGGTCAAAACGTAAAAGGTGTTGATTATCGCCTGTTGGCTGCGGTCGCGTATTGTTCATTTACAATCTCACTTACAGGAATATCAGGAACCATTCCTTTGTTTGTAGCAACAGAAGGAGCACTTACTGAAATGTTGGGTGGACTTTATACCTTGGATCGAACAACATTTTCAGTTTTAAATATGGTTACTGCTTTTGCCATTGTTTTAGTTACAACCATTATCTTTTATTTTATAGGAAAAAATAAGAAGGAAATTGTGACGTACCATGATCTTGCGATCGTAAAGCCTGGAGAGCAAGCTGCAAGTATAGATGTGGAAATAACGTCAACTAATCAAACACATACAACATTTGCCGAGAAAGTGAATCATTTCCGTCCAATCCTCTTTATATTTGGTTTTCTTGGGCTTATTTATCTTGTTTATTATTTTGGGAAAAATGGGATTGATGGATTAAATTTGAATTCAGTTGCGTTTGTGTCGATCATATTAGGATTTCTTGTACACAAAAATCCAGTTACATATGTCGACTCATTTTCAAGAAATATTCCAGCAACGAGTAGTATTGCAATGCAATTTCCAATTTATGGGGGGATTGCATCTGTATTAGTCGGATCGGGGCTAACGATAAAACTATCCGAGTGGATGGTTAGTATATCAACGGAAATGACTTTCCCGATATATACATTTTTAGTTACAGGTGTAATTAATTTATTTATACCTTCAGCTGGTTCTCAATTTACTGCTACCGCACCGTTTATCATACCGGCTGCTGTTGAACTGGGAGTAGAGGTTCCACGTGCAATTCTATCAATCACATTTGGGGATATATGGACAAACCTTATTCAGCCGTTTTGGGCATTATTATACTTCCCAATTTTGGCATTGGGTACACGCTTAACTGTCCGCGACTTCATGGGATATTGCCTACCGATTTTGGTAGCGGTTGGGGCTATTTGGATTCTTGGGCTTTTGCTTTTACCACTTTAACGATAAAGCATACGAACTTCATCCACCTACAAAGGGAACGAAGGTAGGGTATTTAGGAGGAAAAAAATATGAAGCTTTCAACATCTATTCCTTATTATTATAAGTCGATTGATTTTAATAAATTAGTAAAAGAATATGAGCCACCTATTGAATATATGGAAGGTGGGTGGTTGTGGGAAAGAGAGCAGATTGAATGCACACAGTTTAGGCGACTACAGGCTACTTTGGCCCGCGGGGAGGAAATCCCTTTTTTTCAGAGGTTATGGAAAAAACACGATTTCCATCCAAGTGATGTAAAAAGTATCGCGGATATGCATAAAATCCCTCAATATACGATTGATGATATACGAGAGAGCATTGATCTTGAGCCACCATTTGGAGATTATCAAAAATATCATTTTGAAGATGGAACCTACGAGCCGCTGCGCTTTTATACTAGTGGTGGTACAACTGGAGCACCGCGGCCAACAATTTATTCAGCATGGGATAGAGAAGTGGGTGCAATTTTGAGTGCGAGAACTTTTTATCTGCACGGCATTCGGCCAGGGGACGCAGTCATGAATTCATGGGCATACTCCACACATAATGCAGCATGGATTATGGATCATGGTCTTTGGCATTGGCTAGGATGCACACCTGTTACAACTGGGACAGGTAATGTGACTCCTACGGAAAAACAAGTAGAATTTGCACAAACATTCGGTGTAAGTTCAATTTTAGCAACTTCAGATTACTTGGTTCATATCGGAAATACCGCCATGAAAATGGGAATTGATCCAAAAGTAGATCTAAAACTTAAAACACTATCGGCATTCGGGAATAAAGAGCCGGTGCAAAAAATGTTTGGATGTCCAGTTTATGATTCTTATGCGTTTCATGAAGTTCAATACGTTGCTGCAGAATGTCAGGCTGAAAACGGATTGCATATTTTTGAAGATGCTTTCATTGTTGAGGTTGTTGATTTTGAAACAGGTAAGCCATTGCCACCGGGCTATATGGGAAATATTGTTGTGACAGCGCTTTATAAAACAGGAACACAGCAGATCCGTTATAACATACAGGATATATCAGCTAGCTATGAAATAGAACAATGTTCATGTGGAAGTTGGCATAAAAAAATTGATTATTTTCAAGGTAGAAGCGATAACATGGTCAAATTGCGGGGAATCAATGTCTGGCCAGAAATACTAGGCGAAATTGTTAGTAAAAATCCGAAGGTCAATGGAGAATATTTTTGCTTTGTTGATACGTTAAGAATTGATGGAGAGGCCGGACGTGATGAGATGACAATCCTCGTAGAGCCAAAGTTTGCAAGTGTTGATGCATTTACATTACAACAAGAGCTTGAGAATGAATTAAAACGAAAGATTGGTGTGAAAATTAATGTGCAAATTGTTGAGGAAGATTCATTGCGTCCTTTAACAGGCCACGGATCAAGAGCAAAGCTAAAGCGCTTTGAAGAGCGAAGACTGGGGGCTCCAAAATGTTTGTGAAAGAGATGAAAGGAGTCATTTTGGAAGAACACGGAAATCTTGACAAGCTATTATATAAACGTGATTTACCAATCAATGTTATTAAAGAAGATGAAATTAGAGTTCAAGTGAAGTTTTGTGGATTAAATCATTTAGATATTTGGCTGCGCAAAGGTGGGACCGGGGATCGTCTATCATTTCCGCGTATTTCGGGAAGTGATGTAGTTGGGATTGTAACTGAAATTGGGCTGAATGTCACCAATGTGTCTAAGGGTGATACGGTTGTACTCTATCCTGGAAGAGGCTGCGGGGAATGTGCAGCTTGCTCCAAAGGTAGAGAAACGTTATGTAGAAGCTTTGAAGTACTTGGTTATAACAACGATGGCGGCTACTGTGAATATGTCCAAATCCAGGGGAAAAGAGCAGTAAAGATTACGGATGACAAGTTGGAAGAATGGGCAGGGGTTCCTGTCGCATATGTAACTGCTTGGAATGCACTTATAACAAAAGGGAAAATGACTGCAAAAGATACTGTTGTCATATGGGGAGCTTCTGGTGGTCTTGGCTATGCGGCCCTTTCGATTGCAAAAGCATTCGGGGCAAGGGCCATTGGTATTGTCAGTTCTGAAGAGAAGATCTCTTTTTTAAAGAAAAAAGGGTTTGATGATGTTGAATTTATTGTTCGCGACTCTGAAGTTGGAAAAAAGATTCGTGACTTAACTAATAAAGCTGGAGCAGATCTTGTATTAGATCATGTTGGGAGCAAAACTTTTAATGAAAGTTTAAAAATGCTTGGGAGAGGAGGGAGACTCTCGTTTTGTGGCATCACAACAGGACCAATCGCCGAAGTAGACTTGCGATTGATTTTTGGAAAGCAGATTACGATTACAGGTTCGTGGATGGGAGATTTACGCGATTT harbors:
- a CDS encoding zinc-binding dehydrogenase, whose amino-acid sequence is MFVKEMKGVILEEHGNLDKLLYKRDLPINVIKEDEIRVQVKFCGLNHLDIWLRKGGTGDRLSFPRISGSDVVGIVTEIGLNVTNVSKGDTVVLYPGRGCGECAACSKGRETLCRSFEVLGYNNDGGYCEYVQIQGKRAVKITDDKLEEWAGVPVAYVTAWNALITKGKMTAKDTVVIWGASGGLGYAALSIAKAFGARAIGIVSSEEKISFLKKKGFDDVEFIVRDSEVGKKIRDLTNKAGADLVLDHVGSKTFNESLKMLGRGGRLSFCGITTGPIAEVDLRLIFGKQITITGSWMGDLRDFHEVIVFLLRTRAYPHIDEVFPLEEVKEAQKMLEEGKHIGKIILQI
- a CDS encoding TIGR00366 family protein encodes the protein MRKSMSERVADAYSKYFPDAFIFALVLSLLAILMATIFTESSAINVLGYWFDGFPMLFTFAFQLIITYAAALVLVDTPIVQRMIKKMARKIKTPTFAYVSTSIIGALTSFLGWYFGPVVTSLYARALGQNVKGVDYRLLAAVAYCSFTISLTGISGTIPLFVATEGALTEMLGGLYTLDRTTFSVLNMVTAFAIVLVTTIIFYFIGKNKKEIVTYHDLAIVKPGEQAASIDVEITSTNQTHTTFAEKVNHFRPILFIFGFLGLIYLVYYFGKNGIDGLNLNSVAFVSIILGFLVHKNPVTYVDSFSRNIPATSSIAMQFPIYGGIASVLVGSGLTIKLSEWMVSISTEMTFPIYTFLVTGVINLFIPSAGSQFTATAPFIIPAAVELGVEVPRAILSITFGDIWTNLIQPFWALLYFPILALGTRLTVRDFMGYCLPILVAVGAIWILGLLLLPL
- a CDS encoding phenylacetate--CoA ligase family protein; translated protein: MKLSTSIPYYYKSIDFNKLVKEYEPPIEYMEGGWLWEREQIECTQFRRLQATLARGEEIPFFQRLWKKHDFHPSDVKSIADMHKIPQYTIDDIRESIDLEPPFGDYQKYHFEDGTYEPLRFYTSGGTTGAPRPTIYSAWDREVGAILSARTFYLHGIRPGDAVMNSWAYSTHNAAWIMDHGLWHWLGCTPVTTGTGNVTPTEKQVEFAQTFGVSSILATSDYLVHIGNTAMKMGIDPKVDLKLKTLSAFGNKEPVQKMFGCPVYDSYAFHEVQYVAAECQAENGLHIFEDAFIVEVVDFETGKPLPPGYMGNIVVTALYKTGTQQIRYNIQDISASYEIEQCSCGSWHKKIDYFQGRSDNMVKLRGINVWPEILGEIVSKNPKVNGEYFCFVDTLRIDGEAGRDEMTILVEPKFASVDAFTLQQELENELKRKIGVKINVQIVEEDSLRPLTGHGSRAKLKRFEERRLGAPKCL